TCCCGGGTGCCGATGGTGATTCGGACGCCCGGGGGCGGCGGCCAGCAGCTTGCCGCCACGCACTCGCAGAATCCCGAGGTCTGGTTCGCGCACGTGCCCGGCCTCAAGGTGGTCGCGCCGTCCACCCCGGCCGACGCGCGCGGTCTGCTCAAGTCGGCCATCCGCGACGACGATCCGGTCATCTTCCTGGAGAACCTCGCGCTCTACAACACGCGCGGCGAGGTGCCGGAGGATGGCCCGGACGACGTGATCCCGCTGGGGACCGCCGACATCAAGCGCGAGGGCAAGGACATCTCGATCATCGCCTACTCGCGGATGGCGGCGGTGGCGGTGAACGTGGCCGAGCAGTTGGCGAACGAGTACGGCATCGACGCCGAGGTGGTGGACATCCGCTCGCTGCGCCCGCTGGACCGCACCACCATCGTCAACTCGGTCAAGAAGACGAACCGCGCGGTGGTCTTCGAGGAAGACTGGCGCTCCTACGGCGTCGGCGCGGAAGTCGCGGCGACGATCCAGGAGTATGCCTTTGACTACCTGGACGCCCCGGTCCGGCGGATCGCGGCGGCGGAGGTCGCCCTTCCCTACTCCAAGGTCATGGAGCTGTCGGCGCTGCCGACGGCCCAGCATCTCGTGGACGCCGTCCGCGCGACGCTGGCGGCCTCGGGCGGGGCGCGCCGCAACGGTGGCATCGTGATCCCCGGTCTCGCGGGGGTGGCCCGTGGCTGAAGTCACGATGCCTCGGCTCAGCGACACGATGACCGAGGGCACCATCGCCAGGTGGCTCAAGAAGCCGGGGGATCAGGTCCAGAAGGGCGAGATCCTGCTGGAGATCGAGACCGACAAGGCGACGATGGAGCTTGAGGCCTACGAGGGCGGCGTCGTCGAGAAGGTGCTGGTCGGCGAGGGCGAGACGGTGCCCATCGGCCAGCCGATCATGCTGATCGGGGACGGCTCAGGTGCATCAGCAGCGGCCACACCAGCCCCCGCGCCGGCTGAAGCACCAAAGGCAGAGGCCCCGGTAGCCGCGTCGGCCTCTGCGCCCGCACAAGCCGCTCCCGAGAAGCCGGCCGAGCCACAGCGCACCTACGGCTACGGCACGTTCCCAGGCGGCGAGACGGCAGCGGCCCCCGGTGGTGGCGCTGCCGCACCGGCCTCAACCGCTGCGCCGGCCCAGACGGAAGCTCCCCCCGCCCCCAACGGCGAGGTCCGCGCCTCGCCGATGGCCCGCGCCATCGCCCGCGACAAGGGGATCGACCTGGCATCTGTGCAGGGCAGCGGCCCCGGCGGCCGGGTGATCCGCGCGGACGTGGAGAAGCTGGCCGAGGGCGGAACAACGCCGCCCACCCCCCAGCCGTCTGCTGCATCTGCACCGGCCGCGACGCAGGCTGCTGCTCCGTCCTCCGCAGCTGCGCCGGCCGCGGTCCAGGCTGGCCCGGACCAGGAGATCGAAGAGGTTCCGCTCAACAACATCCGCAAGGTCACCGGCCGGCGGATGGTGGAGTCGCTCCAGAGCGCGCCGCACTTCTTCCTGACCTCGGTCTACGACGTGACGCGCCTGATCGAGCTGCGGAAGCAGGTCAACGCCGAGCTGGAGGCGGCCGGCGACGATACCCGCGTCTCGGTCAACGATCTG
The sequence above is a segment of the Chloroflexota bacterium genome. Coding sequences within it:
- a CDS encoding alpha-ketoacid dehydrogenase subunit beta, with amino-acid sequence MAIITYRQALHDTLRDEMLRDENVVLMGEEIGVFEGSYKITAGLLQEFGEKRVRDTPIAEEGFVGAAVGAAMLGLRPVVEIMTINFIMLAIDQIVNHAAKIHYMFGGQSRVPMVIRTPGGGGQQLAATHSQNPEVWFAHVPGLKVVAPSTPADARGLLKSAIRDDDPVIFLENLALYNTRGEVPEDGPDDVIPLGTADIKREGKDISIIAYSRMAAVAVNVAEQLANEYGIDAEVVDIRSLRPLDRTTIVNSVKKTNRAVVFEEDWRSYGVGAEVAATIQEYAFDYLDAPVRRIAAAEVALPYSKVMELSALPTAQHLVDAVRATLAASGGARRNGGIVIPGLAGVARG
- a CDS encoding 2-oxo acid dehydrogenase subunit E2, producing the protein MAEVTMPRLSDTMTEGTIARWLKKPGDQVQKGEILLEIETDKATMELEAYEGGVVEKVLVGEGETVPIGQPIMLIGDGSGASAAATPAPAPAEAPKAEAPVAASASAPAQAAPEKPAEPQRTYGYGTFPGGETAAAPGGGAAAPASTAAPAQTEAPPAPNGEVRASPMARAIARDKGIDLASVQGSGPGGRVIRADVEKLAEGGTTPPTPQPSAASAPAATQAAAPSSAAAPAAVQAGPDQEIEEVPLNNIRKVTGRRMVESLQSAPHFFLTSVYDVTRLIELRKQVNAELEAAGDDTRVSVNDLIVKACALTLRAQPDVNVSFGGDKILRKKRIHIGIAVALENGLIVPVLRDPDQKSVGQIARESKALIDKARAGKLTPADYSGGTFTISNLGMFGIEHFTAVINSPEAAILAVGMVTKEPVVIDGDVQIRDRMRVTLSVDHRVLDGANGARYLQALKGFLEHPMRLLV